In a genomic window of Cytobacillus sp. FSL H8-0458:
- a CDS encoding M48 family metallopeptidase, whose translation METHSLRDRLVYPKESIYFAFVALFSIVSYIFLAFSIIGIVIILTLILISLLFHGIMMGGIRRNGVRISEKQFPEIYEKAVLTAKEMGLQDLPDIYVIESEGVLNAFATRFFRRNMVVLYSGIFELVERGAEKEVLFVLAHEFAHLKRKHVIISLLLLPAMWVPFLGNAYLRACEYTCDRYAAYYINSFEASRDALTMLAIGKDLYPKVNKQAFMEQLQTETGFFVWLNEKLSTHPHLPKRIYALSKFFANESTVELKEPKGRVWIGAAVTVLSLTILSAGLWFGFKTLEKMDLWTETVMGIEGATALMNAASENDTDMIHTLLTDGADIEETDADGTTALHWAVSYGQYDSAALLLENGAEPNTADNYQTTPLMGAVINEDAEMVMLLLEYGADPAVKDAEGYTAYDYAKDFENIELMEILQP comes from the coding sequence ATGGAAACTCACTCGCTGAGAGATCGCCTGGTATACCCGAAGGAAAGTATTTATTTTGCATTTGTTGCCTTATTCAGTATCGTGTCTTATATTTTTCTCGCATTTTCTATTATAGGGATTGTTATTATTTTAACTTTGATCCTTATATCTCTCCTGTTCCATGGGATTATGATGGGCGGCATCAGAAGAAACGGAGTAAGAATAAGTGAGAAACAGTTTCCGGAAATTTATGAAAAAGCCGTACTGACTGCGAAGGAAATGGGTTTACAGGATCTTCCCGATATTTACGTAATTGAGTCTGAAGGGGTCTTAAATGCCTTTGCCACCAGATTTTTCAGAAGAAATATGGTTGTCTTATATTCTGGTATTTTTGAGTTGGTTGAGCGGGGAGCTGAAAAGGAAGTGCTGTTCGTCCTGGCCCATGAGTTCGCTCATTTAAAAAGAAAACATGTTATCATAAGTCTCCTGCTCCTTCCTGCTATGTGGGTTCCATTCCTGGGTAATGCATACCTGAGAGCATGCGAGTATACATGTGATCGTTATGCTGCCTATTATATAAATTCTTTTGAAGCATCAAGGGATGCTTTAACCATGCTTGCCATTGGAAAAGACCTCTATCCTAAGGTTAATAAACAGGCATTTATGGAGCAGCTTCAAACAGAAACTGGATTTTTTGTCTGGCTGAATGAAAAACTATCCACGCATCCGCACTTGCCAAAAAGAATATATGCCCTATCGAAGTTTTTTGCCAATGAATCTACAGTTGAATTAAAAGAACCGAAGGGCAGAGTTTGGATTGGAGCAGCAGTGACAGTCCTGTCTTTGACGATTTTATCCGCAGGACTCTGGTTTGGTTTTAAAACACTTGAAAAAATGGATTTATGGACTGAAACGGTTATGGGGATTGAAGGTGCTACCGCACTAATGAACGCAGCGAGCGAAAATGATACTGACATGATTCACACATTATTGACTGATGGTGCGGATATTGAGGAAACGGATGCAGACGGCACTACTGCATTACACTGGGCTGTTTCTTATGGCCAGTATGATAGCGCTGCTCTTCTGCTCGAAAATGGGGCAGAGCCTAATACGGCAGATAATTATCAAACCACTCCTTTAATGGGTGCAGTAATTAATGAGGATGCTGAAATGGTCATGCTTCTTCTGGAGTATGGTGCTGATCCCGCTGTGAAAGATGCCGAGGGTTATACAGCCTATGATTACGCAAAGGACTTTGAAAATATAGAATTAATGGAAATCCTGCAGCCATAA
- a CDS encoding ABC transporter ATP-binding protein, which translates to MNLLNVEIASAGYENEKPIIHNIRFDLHEGELIGLIGPNGAGKSTTIKTILGLLDHKKGEVEFKQGIKYSYIPERPIFHDELTLWEHLDFTAAVEGLPELHYKKRAAELLKEYNLTEHAHKFPGTYSKGMQQKAMLILAMIADPDVYIIDEPFIGLDPNAMKLFLESIDRERQRGAGILMSTHVLDTAEKVCSRFLIVHEGQLKASGTLSDIRRQCGLPAGSLYECFHQIAEGNRNEK; encoded by the coding sequence ATGAACTTATTAAACGTTGAAATTGCATCAGCAGGCTATGAAAATGAAAAACCGATCATACATAATATTCGATTTGATTTACATGAAGGGGAATTGATCGGCCTTATAGGGCCCAACGGCGCAGGAAAAAGCACAACGATAAAAACAATTCTGGGATTGCTGGATCATAAAAAGGGGGAAGTGGAATTTAAGCAGGGAATTAAATATTCCTATATCCCGGAACGGCCTATTTTTCATGATGAGCTGACACTGTGGGAACACTTGGATTTTACAGCAGCAGTGGAGGGATTGCCGGAATTGCATTATAAGAAGAGAGCGGCGGAGCTCTTAAAAGAGTACAATCTGACTGAACACGCTCACAAGTTTCCCGGGACCTATTCAAAAGGAATGCAGCAAAAGGCTATGCTGATTCTTGCGATGATTGCCGATCCGGATGTCTATATCATTGATGAACCGTTTATTGGGCTGGATCCTAATGCAATGAAACTGTTTCTGGAATCAATTGATCGGGAAAGGCAAAGAGGCGCAGGCATTCTCATGTCCACGCATGTTCTGGATACGGCAGAGAAAGTATGCAGCCGCTTCTTAATTGTGCATGAGGGGCAGCTGAAGGCTTCAGGCACATTATCTGATATTAGGCGGCAATGCGGTCTTCCTGCTGGGTCACTTTATGAATGTTTTCATCAGATCGCAGAGGGGAACCGCAATGAAAAGTAA
- a CDS encoding ABC transporter permease codes for MKSNSLFLRRLKNSWSYQFGIFRSIADWTIMVYLIVPGTVIFGMTYRSWWLETPEWIAGLPLFILFYLFYIFSWMGNLRPFVLEADKVFLVKNKTLFMGMRKWGFVYSLFFQAMGTAAIMAIFLPFLKNRYFLEWSQIAALLLFFISLKWSIMIVSYFLKRIEGKLKRYVITFVLFVLLSWFSQLVYSLWSIGADFPVIIASAVLLSGALIRASQLLKKISALEFDVMLEQEEKTKYIKWIFMMAPDLEKPVVSMRTKPLLFKNSRRIFNKRTPITGLAELFLKIFIRNPSYIFSYFQIISVSAAGILLIPPLWIKVIVSGVFLFLMYSWLSLTWDKAIMSHPFTKKYSEKDFYFTARNKTVLALFLFAILLLGLFLSSSTLILARFSYPGA; via the coding sequence ATGAAAAGTAACTCTCTCTTTCTCAGAAGGCTAAAAAACAGCTGGAGTTATCAGTTTGGTATTTTCCGTTCCATTGCAGATTGGACCATCATGGTCTATCTCATTGTTCCGGGAACTGTCATCTTTGGAATGACCTATCGCTCCTGGTGGCTGGAAACTCCGGAATGGATTGCTGGCCTGCCATTGTTTATCCTTTTCTATCTGTTCTATATTTTTTCATGGATGGGAAATCTTCGTCCATTTGTATTAGAGGCAGATAAGGTATTTCTGGTAAAAAATAAGACCCTCTTTATGGGAATGAGAAAATGGGGATTTGTTTACTCACTATTCTTTCAGGCAATGGGTACAGCCGCAATAATGGCTATTTTTCTTCCTTTTTTAAAGAATAGATACTTTTTGGAATGGAGCCAAATCGCTGCCTTGCTGCTCTTTTTCATCTCACTTAAATGGTCTATTATGATAGTTTCTTATTTTTTGAAAAGGATTGAAGGAAAATTAAAAAGATATGTGATCACCTTTGTGCTGTTTGTATTATTAAGCTGGTTCAGCCAGCTTGTATATTCACTCTGGTCTATCGGTGCAGACTTTCCGGTTATAATTGCATCAGCAGTGCTGCTTTCCGGCGCATTAATAAGAGCTTCCCAGCTGCTGAAAAAAATCTCGGCATTAGAATTTGATGTTATGCTTGAACAAGAAGAAAAAACAAAGTATATAAAATGGATTTTTATGATGGCTCCTGATCTGGAAAAGCCAGTTGTTTCAATGCGGACAAAACCGCTATTATTCAAAAACTCCAGACGGATCTTTAATAAGAGAACACCCATAACGGGACTGGCGGAATTATTTTTAAAGATTTTTATTCGAAACCCCTCGTATATTTTCAGTTATTTTCAAATCATTTCCGTAAGCGCTGCCGGCATTCTTCTTATACCGCCTTTATGGATAAAAGTGATTGTATCAGGTGTCTTTCTTTTCCTGATGTATTCTTGGCTCTCCCTTACTTGGGACAAAGCCATTATGTCTCATCCCTTTACTAAAAAATACAGTGAAAAGGATTTTTACTTTACTGCGAGAAATAAGACCGTCTTAGCCCTTTTCCTCTTCGCCATTTTACTCTTAGGGCTGTTTTTAAGCTCATCAACGCTCATCTTGGCAAGGTTCAGCTATCCTGGTGCATAA
- the pepV gene encoding dipeptidase PepV, with amino-acid sequence MNVLDWQKEVNKRKDDLIMDTQKLLRIRSLLDEENATEDAPLGEGVKEALDFMLALGEKDGFTAKNVGSLAGHLEFGEGEEIVGVLCHVDVVPEGDGWTSDPFGAEIRDGKIFARGAIDDKGPTMAAYYAMKIVKELELPLSKRVRMIIGTDEESDWRCVEHYFKHEEMPSIGFAPDADFPIIYAEKGISDFDLVQTGYTEEADREVLAEVVHFQSGRRYNMVPDFAKASLVVHLEHTEVVQRYINFLKSTELEGKYYIDNGELILELQGISAHGMEPDNGKNAGILMASFLASLQLDEKACQYFQFISKYLCDDSRGRKLGIACTDEITGDLTINVGKLSYTKGNGGRLGFNVRYPVTNDMGETKNKLESLIENEHFRLENFSDAKPHHVEENDVLIQTLKKVYEQQTGEKAELLSIGGGTYARSLKSGVAFGPLFPGREDVAHQKDEYMFIEDLLKAAAIYAQAIYELAK; translated from the coding sequence ATGAACGTATTGGATTGGCAAAAAGAGGTTAATAAGAGAAAAGATGATTTAATTATGGATACTCAAAAACTTTTGAGAATTAGAAGTCTGCTGGACGAAGAGAATGCAACAGAAGATGCTCCCCTTGGTGAAGGTGTAAAAGAAGCACTCGATTTCATGCTTGCACTTGGTGAAAAGGATGGATTCACTGCAAAAAATGTCGGCAGCCTGGCTGGTCACCTGGAATTCGGCGAAGGTGAAGAAATTGTTGGAGTACTTTGTCACGTTGACGTGGTTCCGGAAGGGGATGGATGGACGAGTGACCCGTTTGGTGCAGAGATTCGCGATGGAAAGATCTTTGCCAGAGGGGCGATTGACGACAAAGGTCCAACAATGGCTGCTTATTATGCCATGAAAATTGTGAAGGAATTGGAGCTGCCTTTAAGCAAGCGGGTCCGAATGATTATCGGAACAGATGAGGAAAGTGACTGGCGCTGTGTAGAGCATTATTTCAAACACGAAGAAATGCCTTCAATTGGATTTGCTCCGGATGCAGATTTCCCAATTATCTATGCCGAAAAAGGCATCTCTGATTTTGATCTTGTCCAGACGGGATATACCGAAGAAGCAGACAGAGAAGTATTGGCAGAGGTTGTGCATTTCCAGTCAGGAAGAAGATATAACATGGTTCCTGATTTTGCAAAAGCCAGTCTTGTGGTTCACCTTGAACACACTGAAGTGGTGCAAAGGTATATAAATTTCCTGAAAAGTACAGAGCTTGAAGGCAAGTATTACATAGACAATGGTGAACTTATCCTGGAACTTCAAGGGATTTCGGCTCATGGAATGGAACCTGATAATGGGAAAAATGCTGGTATACTAATGGCGTCATTCCTGGCTTCCCTTCAGCTGGATGAGAAGGCATGCCAATATTTTCAGTTTATATCAAAATACTTATGTGATGATTCCAGAGGAAGAAAGCTTGGCATCGCCTGCACGGATGAGATTACAGGCGACTTAACCATCAATGTCGGCAAACTTTCATATACGAAGGGAAATGGAGGCCGTTTAGGCTTTAATGTACGCTATCCCGTTACAAATGATATGGGGGAAACGAAAAACAAGCTAGAGTCTCTAATCGAAAACGAACATTTCAGATTGGAGAATTTCTCAGATGCCAAGCCTCATCATGTGGAAGAAAATGATGTTTTGATTCAAACACTGAAAAAAGTATATGAACAGCAGACTGGCGAAAAAGCAGAGCTTTTATCCATTGGCGGGGGGACATATGCACGCTCATTAAAGTCAGGAGTTGCATTTGGTCCGCTATTTCCAGGCAGGGAAGACGTCGCACATCAAAAAGATGAATATATGTTTATTGAGGATTTGTTAAAAGCTGCAGCCATTTATGCACAGGCGATTTATGAACTTGCGAAATAA
- the dat gene encoding D-amino-acid transaminase has protein sequence MEYVILNGDLIERSEAKVDIEDRGYQFGDGVYEVIRVYNGKMFTADEHLERLLDSGKKIELNIPYSKDQLKQMLLEMIAKNQLDLGIVYMQFSRGTSPRNHAYPGADVAPVLTAYTRETTRPVESMRNGVKAILIEDIRWLRCDIKSLNLLGNIMAKQKAAQSGCFEAIQHRGDTVTEGSSSNIAIVKDGTLYTHPATNLILNGITRRKINEICRENGTALEESAFTKEDLLAADEVFMSSTSAEITPITEIEGKPVGNGSPGPITNKLQNLFEEAIEKQCGSLTVKIN, from the coding sequence ATGGAATATGTCATTTTGAATGGTGACTTGATCGAACGCTCAGAAGCGAAAGTCGATATTGAGGATCGGGGCTACCAATTTGGTGATGGCGTCTATGAAGTAATCCGCGTCTATAACGGAAAAATGTTTACGGCAGATGAGCATCTTGAAAGGCTGCTTGACAGCGGAAAGAAAATAGAGCTGAACATTCCTTATTCCAAGGATCAGCTTAAACAGATGCTTTTAGAGATGATTGCGAAGAATCAGCTTGACCTTGGAATCGTATATATGCAATTTTCCAGGGGGACTTCTCCAAGAAATCATGCTTATCCTGGTGCAGATGTTGCACCAGTGCTTACCGCCTATACCCGTGAAACCACAAGACCGGTTGAATCAATGAGAAATGGCGTTAAAGCTATTCTGATTGAAGACATTCGCTGGCTGCGATGTGATATAAAGAGCCTGAATTTGCTGGGCAACATCATGGCCAAGCAAAAAGCAGCACAATCCGGCTGCTTTGAAGCCATTCAGCATCGCGGGGATACGGTGACTGAGGGGAGTTCTTCCAATATAGCCATTGTAAAAGATGGGACACTATATACACACCCTGCAACAAATCTGATTTTAAATGGCATTACCCGCCGCAAGATCAATGAGATCTGCAGGGAAAATGGAACAGCACTTGAAGAATCTGCTTTTACTAAGGAAGATTTGCTGGCCGCAGATGAAGTCTTTATGTCCAGCACATCAGCTGAAATTACTCCGATTACAGAGATTGAAGGAAAGCCGGTTGGTAATGGAAGTCCTGGTCCCATCACAAATAAATTACAGAACCTATTTGAAGAGGCTATTGAAAAACAGTGCGGCAGTTTAACGGTAAAAATTAATTAA
- the cysK gene encoding cysteine synthase A yields MKVVNNLADLIGDTPLVKLNKLAPENGASIYAKLEFYNPSRSVKDRAAYNMIVEAEKAGKLKPGSTIIEPTSGNTGIGLAMNAAARGYKAILVMPDTMTAERINLLKAYGAEVVLTPGDDKMPGAIDKANELAEEIPNSFVPMQFENNANPDAHRHSTAVEIIEAMKEIGKPLSAFVATAGTGGTITGTGEVLKEHYPGLEVHVVEPKGSPVLSGGKPGRHKLVGTSPGFVPEILNTDVYDEIHQIKDEEAYDTTRRMAREEGILVGPSSGAACYAAIQVAKRLKPDDVVVFIVCDTGERYLSSDLFQFE; encoded by the coding sequence ATGAAAGTTGTCAACAATCTTGCGGACTTAATTGGAGATACTCCTCTTGTAAAATTAAATAAGCTGGCACCTGAAAATGGCGCAAGCATTTATGCAAAACTTGAATTCTACAATCCAAGCCGCAGTGTAAAAGACCGCGCAGCATATAATATGATTGTCGAAGCCGAGAAAGCAGGCAAACTAAAACCAGGATCAACCATTATTGAACCAACAAGCGGGAACACCGGCATCGGGCTGGCAATGAATGCAGCAGCACGCGGCTATAAGGCCATTCTGGTTATGCCTGATACTATGACGGCAGAGCGCATCAACCTTTTGAAAGCATATGGAGCAGAAGTTGTCCTGACTCCTGGAGATGACAAAATGCCCGGTGCTATTGATAAAGCAAATGAACTGGCTGAGGAAATTCCAAACAGCTTTGTGCCGATGCAATTTGAAAATAACGCTAACCCTGATGCACACCGCCATTCAACTGCCGTCGAAATTATTGAGGCTATGAAGGAAATTGGCAAACCATTGTCTGCCTTCGTTGCCACGGCAGGTACGGGCGGCACGATTACTGGCACTGGTGAAGTTTTGAAAGAGCATTATCCCGGGTTGGAAGTGCATGTAGTGGAACCAAAAGGCTCGCCCGTCCTATCGGGAGGAAAGCCTGGCAGGCACAAGCTTGTCGGCACAAGTCCCGGATTTGTTCCGGAAATTCTCAATACGGATGTTTATGATGAAATCCATCAAATCAAAGATGAAGAAGCATATGATACGACACGCAGAATGGCAAGAGAAGAAGGAATATTAGTCGGTCCATCCTCAGGAGCTGCCTGCTATGCCGCCATCCAGGTTGCAAAAAGACTAAAGCCGGACGATGTTGTCGTATTCATCGTTTGCGATACTGGAGAAAGATATCTTTCAAGCGATCTGTTTCAGTTTGAATAA
- the thpR gene encoding RNA 2',3'-cyclic phosphodiesterase: protein MSKQMNAHFFFAVKLPDETKKKLKEYMEYVSLKLPFSRWVHHEDYHITLAFLGSAPEEKLQKASRLIADSIRNEKSFPLYICKLGVFGKQDAPRIFWCGTQHDKHLQDLRLKVYSACQEAGFELETRPFKPHITMARKWAGSGPFQQSLLDVNNPFKDGHLEFEASEVVLYQTHLDKTPKYESIAIFPLLAE, encoded by the coding sequence GTGTCCAAACAAATGAATGCACATTTTTTCTTTGCGGTGAAATTGCCGGATGAAACAAAGAAAAAATTGAAGGAATATATGGAATATGTAAGTCTCAAACTGCCTTTTAGCCGCTGGGTCCATCATGAAGATTATCATATAACTTTAGCATTCCTTGGATCGGCCCCCGAAGAAAAACTGCAGAAAGCATCCAGGCTTATCGCTGATTCCATCAGAAACGAAAAAAGTTTTCCGCTGTACATCTGCAAACTTGGCGTATTCGGAAAACAAGACGCGCCAAGAATTTTCTGGTGTGGAACACAGCATGACAAACATCTTCAAGACTTAAGATTGAAAGTATATTCAGCCTGTCAGGAAGCGGGCTTTGAGTTGGAGACAAGACCATTTAAGCCTCATATCACCATGGCAAGAAAATGGGCCGGTTCTGGTCCTTTTCAGCAAAGTCTGCTCGATGTTAACAATCCTTTTAAAGACGGGCACCTCGAGTTTGAGGCTTCAGAAGTTGTTCTATATCAGACTCATCTGGATAAAACGCCGAAATATGAAAGCATTGCCATCTTTCCGCTTTTGGCGGAATAA
- a CDS encoding nuclease-related domain-containing protein yields MGQLIKLQDYVSRYQQDIFVYPSRFVRLKKQQWAKWHKAWETNESFKPQSLQHYTAGTADWSDEEREPLMEKLKGLLKRGRNEEIKEYDAVGNEGKKEEDVFEFAASFAVRPETIENLKHQFLDQLYRFQMKWATSTLTEKSFPDKHYYYDEKLKYFLQRYPDTYLVMYNPIFLLKRAPVETEIIVIGPTEVWCISFLEEEDSAIFTGSKDRFWTKKGKGEEKKVLNPLLALNRTEKIIRKIFEIHSIVLPVKKAVLTRNGYIDYPAAPIDVQLVEKRNYDQWFQAIRSQRSPLKHAQLKGAQALLQYCQTASVKRLEWENRNES; encoded by the coding sequence ATGGGACAGTTAATAAAATTGCAGGATTATGTATCACGTTACCAGCAGGACATTTTTGTATATCCTTCCCGTTTTGTCAGGCTGAAAAAACAGCAATGGGCTAAATGGCATAAAGCATGGGAAACAAATGAATCCTTCAAACCTCAATCCCTTCAGCATTATACAGCCGGCACAGCGGACTGGTCCGATGAAGAAAGAGAGCCGCTGATGGAAAAGTTAAAGGGGTTATTAAAACGGGGCAGGAATGAAGAAATTAAGGAATATGATGCTGTCGGAAATGAAGGGAAAAAGGAGGAAGATGTGTTTGAATTTGCAGCCTCGTTTGCTGTACGTCCAGAAACAATTGAAAATCTAAAACATCAGTTCCTGGACCAGCTCTACCGGTTCCAGATGAAATGGGCAACCTCCACATTAACTGAAAAATCATTTCCCGATAAGCATTACTATTATGATGAAAAGCTAAAGTATTTTCTGCAAAGATATCCGGATACGTATCTTGTCATGTATAATCCGATCTTTTTATTGAAAAGGGCTCCGGTTGAAACAGAAATTATTGTCATAGGTCCGACGGAAGTATGGTGCATCAGCTTTTTGGAGGAAGAAGATTCAGCCATATTCACAGGTTCAAAAGATAGATTCTGGACAAAAAAGGGAAAAGGGGAAGAAAAAAAAGTCCTGAATCCGCTGCTTGCATTAAATAGAACAGAAAAAATTATCCGAAAAATATTTGAAATTCATTCTATTGTATTGCCGGTTAAAAAAGCTGTACTTACACGAAATGGCTATATTGATTATCCTGCAGCACCGATAGATGTGCAGCTGGTCGAGAAAAGGAACTATGATCAATGGTTTCAGGCAATAAGAAGTCAGCGTTCTCCCCTCAAGCATGCCCAATTAAAAGGAGCACAGGCACTGCTTCAATATTGCCAGACTGCATCAGTCAAAAGACTGGAGTGGGAGAATCGGAATGAATCATGA
- a CDS encoding diacylglycerol/lipid kinase family protein — MNHEKFPGDKALKFIINPQAKNGYCQKVWGKVEQMLKEENISYSAVRTEYRGHARELAKIYTKQAGGQRLYLVAVGGDGTVHEVMNGAAGHQNVTVGFIPGGSGNDFSRGFNIPKDPEEALTAILKGISHSVKADLGMIRHTDGKKTYFINNMGAGFDALISRKVNSSKIKGILNQLSLGKFVYALFLVKELFFYKCSDIEIIIDGKKQQIRSAWFITITNQPFYGGGMKISPDANPFDGILNVTVVHNISRIKLLFVFASVFKGRHIGFKEVAVLQGKNISIRSSHPIPSHADGEALGSTPISASVCPEAIPIIGGFVKEG; from the coding sequence ATGAATCATGAAAAGTTCCCCGGGGATAAAGCACTTAAGTTCATTATTAATCCGCAGGCGAAAAATGGTTATTGCCAGAAAGTCTGGGGAAAGGTTGAGCAGATGCTGAAAGAGGAAAATATCTCTTACTCTGCAGTCAGGACAGAATATCGCGGTCATGCCAGGGAATTGGCAAAGATTTATACAAAACAGGCAGGCGGACAAAGATTATATCTTGTTGCTGTGGGCGGAGACGGAACGGTCCATGAGGTGATGAATGGCGCTGCGGGGCATCAGAATGTGACTGTCGGGTTTATTCCAGGAGGGTCCGGAAATGACTTCTCGCGGGGCTTTAATATCCCTAAAGACCCTGAGGAAGCTTTAACCGCAATACTTAAGGGAATCAGTCATTCTGTGAAGGCTGATCTCGGAATGATTAGACACACAGATGGGAAGAAAACATATTTTATTAATAATATGGGTGCAGGATTTGATGCACTGATTTCCCGGAAAGTAAACAGTTCAAAGATCAAGGGTATCTTGAATCAGCTTTCTCTGGGCAAATTTGTATACGCTCTCTTTCTTGTAAAAGAGCTGTTTTTCTATAAATGCTCTGATATTGAAATCATTATTGACGGAAAAAAACAGCAAATAAGGTCAGCCTGGTTTATCACTATTACCAATCAGCCTTTCTACGGTGGCGGTATGAAGATTTCTCCGGATGCAAACCCTTTTGATGGAATTCTAAATGTTACTGTAGTCCACAATATATCCAGGATTAAACTTTTGTTTGTATTTGCCTCTGTCTTCAAGGGGAGACATATAGGATTTAAAGAAGTCGCAGTTCTTCAGGGGAAAAATATCAGCATTCGCTCTTCACACCCCATCCCTTCCCACGCAGATGGCGAGGCTCTGGGCAGCACACCGATTTCAGCATCTGTTTGCCCGGAAGCCATTCCAATAATTGGCGGTTTTGTTAAAGAAGGGTGA